A stretch of the Candidatus Bathyarchaeia archaeon genome encodes the following:
- the ilvB gene encoding biosynthetic-type acetolactate synthase large subunit: MSGAKACIETLIKEGVEVIFGLPGGATLPIYDVIVDKKIEHILVRHEQCAAHMADGYARASGRPGVCMATSGPGATNLVTGIATAYMDSSPIVAITGQVGRPFIGRDAFQEADIIGITSSITKHNFQPSSVKEIPAVIKAALQIAAERRPGPVLVDLPKDIQVLEADVDLSSELGLRHNRTVGPPPPSQIAKAVHLLSKAERPVILAGGGVRISNAVEEIKTLSEKFGIPVTTTFMGKGCLAEDHPNAAGMIGMHGRLPANMLINEADVILAVGCRFSDRSTGSMQDFAKSASIIHADIDASEIGKNIEVEVPIVGDAKVILNAILKGLADEPHRRSSNWLEHMWKLKRDLEPEIFQTKDEKTLRPPTLLKRLRKLLPPDTIVTTDVGQHQMWVAINFAVYHPRYFISSGGLGTMGFGFPAALGAKVAKPDKPVVNFTGDGSFLMVEQELATSIKAKIPVVVVIFNNTVLGMVAQWQRLFYGRRYSEVDLSGTPDFVKLAEAYGAIGKRVQSYEELEEAVKGGLRSDVTTVVDVPISPEENVFPMVAPGKGLLETLIGD, encoded by the coding sequence GCCTCCCAGGAGGAGCCACTCTGCCGATTTACGATGTTATAGTGGACAAGAAGATTGAGCACATCCTCGTCCGCCATGAGCAGTGTGCAGCTCACATGGCCGACGGCTATGCTCGAGCCTCAGGTCGACCTGGCGTCTGTATGGCTACTTCCGGCCCCGGGGCCACAAATCTCGTCACAGGTATAGCGACCGCATACATGGACTCTTCACCCATAGTTGCTATTACCGGGCAGGTTGGTCGGCCATTTATAGGAAGGGACGCTTTCCAGGAGGCAGACATAATCGGGATCACCTCCTCCATAACTAAACACAACTTTCAACCTTCCTCGGTTAAAGAGATACCCGCTGTAATAAAGGCTGCTCTACAGATCGCAGCGGAAAGGCGGCCTGGGCCTGTCCTAGTCGATCTACCAAAAGACATTCAAGTGTTAGAAGCTGATGTGGATCTATCCTCAGAGTTGGGGCTTCGTCACAATCGTACAGTTGGACCACCGCCCCCGAGTCAGATAGCGAAGGCAGTGCATCTTCTTAGCAAGGCGGAGAGGCCTGTGATACTCGCTGGTGGAGGTGTGAGGATCTCAAATGCTGTCGAGGAGATTAAAACCCTCTCCGAAAAATTCGGGATTCCAGTGACTACTACCTTTATGGGTAAGGGCTGTCTGGCAGAAGATCATCCTAACGCCGCCGGCATGATCGGGATGCACGGTCGTCTTCCGGCCAATATGTTGATCAACGAGGCTGACGTGATACTAGCAGTCGGTTGCAGGTTCTCAGATCGGAGTACAGGTTCTATGCAGGATTTCGCGAAGAGTGCGAGTATAATTCACGCAGATATAGACGCCTCGGAGATAGGAAAGAATATAGAGGTAGAGGTTCCCATAGTCGGCGATGCGAAGGTAATCCTAAATGCAATTCTAAAGGGATTAGCTGATGAGCCTCATAGGAGGTCATCTAATTGGCTTGAACATATGTGGAAGCTGAAGAGGGATTTAGAGCCGGAGATATTCCAGACCAAGGATGAGAAGACTTTGAGGCCTCCGACGCTCTTGAAGAGATTGAGGAAGTTGTTGCCTCCAGACACTATAGTTACGACGGATGTTGGGCAGCACCAGATGTGGGTCGCCATCAACTTCGCTGTCTACCACCCCCGTTACTTCATATCCTCGGGTGGACTAGGAACTATGGGCTTCGGCTTTCCAGCAGCCCTCGGCGCTAAAGTAGCCAAGCCCGATAAACCAGTTGTTAACTTTACTGGGGATGGGAGTTTTCTGATGGTAGAGCAGGAGTTGGCAACGTCTATTAAGGCGAAAATTCCTGTGGTCGTGGTAATCTTCAATAACACTGTACTTGGGATGGTGGCTCAGTGGCAGCGGCTCTTCTACGGTAGGAGATACTCGGAGGTTGATCTGAGCGGGACGCCGGACTTTGTCAAGTTAGCGGAGGCTTATGGGGCTATTGGTAAACGTGTTCAATCATATGAGGAACTCGAGGAGGCAGTTAAGGGGGGGCTGCGAAGTGATGTCACAACGGTCGTAGATGTTCCGATATCGCCTGAAGAGAACGTCTTCCCTATGGTGGCACCAGGTAAAGGTCTGCTAGAGACCCTAATAGGGGATTAG